CCAGGGGCACGCCCTGCCACAGCGCCAGCCCCGCACGCAGCAGGCCGGAGGCGCGCTCCCAATCTGTCTCGCCCCCGGCCTCGCGCACCAGTTCACGGAAACGGTGCAGGTCGATGCGGTCCCGCCCCACCGTCAGGCAGTAGCCGCGCCCCGAGGTCACCAGCGTCACCTCGGGGAACGGGGCCAGCAGCCGGCGGAGCCTGGAGATGTGCCCCTGCACGGCGTTGCGGGAGGACTCGGGCGGTTCGGCGCCCCACAGCGCAGTCTCCAGCCGCGCCACCGCGACCGGCCGTCCCGTTTCGAGCAGCAGCATGGCCAGGACGGTCCGCTGCTGCGCGGTGGACGGGCCCAGCCACCGTCCGGTGTCCCACACTCCTACTGATCCCAGCAGACGGAACTCGACGCCGTCCACGGTCACTCGTCCCTGCCTCCAGCCGCACAATGCCCTGGTGAGCGCCCGGCATGATCACTTCCTGGCAGCCTAACCGCCGACTCAGCAGAAAATAAGCGCTATTTCAGCACCAAAAGGCAGTCTTTTCCCAGCGGCACCACCTGCCGCGCAACCTCACGAGGAGGCAATCATGGAGATCAAGGTCAAGAAGGTCGAGTCCGTCAAGGCCACCCAGAACCCCGCCACGTGAGGCGCTGACACCGCCTGGCGATATCTCCCGCGGGGAGGGACAAGGCGCTCCGCTCTTGCGCGCCTTGTCCCTCCCCGCGGGACCCCCCTACATGCGTACTGGCGCTGGAGGCACGATGCGTGTGGCGTTGAAGGAATGCGAGTGGGAGGCGACCGGCGAGGATCTGCTGGTGGTCTTCGACGCTCGCGAGGCGATAACCCTGAGCGATCCGGAAGGCCAGGTGGCCGCGCTCCTGAGCGAGCTGCGCCGGGCCCCGCAGACCGCGGCCGAGCTGAGCGTCGCCCTCGGCAGACACGGGTTCAGCCTCTCCGAGGAGGACGTCACCGGGGGCCTGAGCGGGCTCGACTCCCTGGGCCTCATCGAGGACGCCGACGGCAGGACCCTCGGCGACCCGGATGAGGACGAACGCCACTTCTCGAACCTCAGCTTCTACGGCACCTACGCCTCCCTGGACCGCCGCCGCGCCGCGTTCCTCCGGCCCCTGCGCGAGGCCCACGTCCTGGTGCTCGGCGTCGGCGGAGGCGGCTCCTCCCTGGTGCAGTGCCTGGCCGGCCTCGGCGTCGGCGAGATGACGCTGGTCGACCAGGACCGCGTCGAACCCCGTAACTTCGCCCGGCAGTTCCTCTACCGGCATGCGGACATCGGCCTGTCCAAGGCCGAGCGCGCGGCCGCGTGGGTGCGCGACTACGACCCGGGCATCAAGGTCCACCCCGTCGACCGCTGGGTCTCCGCCCCCGAGGACCTCGCCGACCTGGTCCAGGGCGTCGACCTGATCGCGGGCGGCCTCGACGGCCATCCGCACGCCAACCTCTGGGCGAACGAGGCCGCGGTCCGGGCCGGCATCCCGTACGTGCTGGGAGGCGCCAACCGCAGCCAACTGATGTACCTCTCCGTGGACCCGGGCCGGACGGCCTGTCTGGCCTGCGACTACGCCGACCGGCCCGCCGAGGACACCTCGGAGGGGATCGCGTACCGGATCGTGGAGAACATGAAGCTGAGCAACCCGCTCACCGGCCCGATGGCGATGCAGGTCGGCTCGCTGCTCGCCTTCGAGGCGCAGCGGTACCTCACCGGCTACGAACCGCCCCGCGCGGCCGGGTTCCGGGTCACGCTCGACATGCGCGAGGGACTGGTGCCGGAATGGCAGCCCCTGCCCAAGAACCCGGAGTGCCAGATCTGCCGTCTGGCGCCGCCGCGCGAAGGTGACCGCCGGTGACCACCCCCGGCTCCGCCACGGTCAGGCTCAAGGCGCTCAGCGTCGTTCCCGAGGGCGATGACGAGGTGCTGGTGGGCGACCCCGCCACCGGCACGTTCGTGACGATCCCGGCGGTCGGCGGCGTGGTGATCGCCGCCCTCCAGCGGAGAGCGAGCATCGATGAGGCGGCGGCCGAGGCCGAGGAGTTCGCCGGCCAGCCGGTCAACGTGCCGTCGTTCGTCGACACCCTCGGTGAGCTCGGCTTCCTGGCCGAGGACGACGGCGACGAGGACGCGGGGGACGGCGCCGTGTCGGAACCCGTCCGCACCGCACCCATCCAAGCCCGCCGCTGGATGACGGGCATCCGCCCGGAGGCGGTACGCCCCTTCTTCGGCCCCGTGGCCTGGACCTTCTATGCCGCCTGCCTGCTCTACGCGCTGGGCGTCTTCGCCTTCCGGCCCGGTCTGATCCCGGACCCGGCCGAGGACGCCTTCGCCTTCGACGACACGGGGCTGAGCGCGCTGGCCTGGCTTCCCTTCGTGTGGTTCGCGGCGGCCAGCCACGAGTGCGGCCACTGGCTCGGCGCGCGGGCTCTCGGCATCCAGACCCGGTTCGGCGTCGACCGCCGCATGTGGATGCTCGTGTTCGAGACGGACCTCACCCAGCTGTGGACGCTCCCCCGCCGCCGGCGGTACGGCCCGCTGCTGGCGGGGCTGGCCGTGGACTCCGTGCTGCTCGCCGCGCTGCTCACCGGCCGGCTGCTGATCGACACCGGCCTCTGGTCGCCCCCGGACCTGGTCCGGTCGCTGCTGGCCGCCTGGGTGTTCATCAAGGTCATGCAGATGCTCTGGCAGATCCTGGTCTTCCTGCGTACCGACCTGTACGCGGTGCTGGTCAACGCCCTGGGCTGCCGCAACCTGTGGCGTGTGAAGTCGCTGATGCTGCGGCAGGCCTTCGGAAGGCTGACGCCGGAGGAAGCCGAGGAACTGGCCGACTCGACCGAGACCGACCTGCGCGTCGGACGCTGGTTCCGCTGGGTGTGGCTGGCGGGGTTCCTCGGAGTGGCCGCCTGGTTCTGCCTCCTGCTGCTGCCGGTCTTCGCGGAGGTCCTGCGCTGGACGGCCGACGGGCTCGCCGAGGGTCCTCTGTCCGCCGCGTTCTGGTACCGGCTGCTCTGCGCGGGCCTGCTGCTGGGCCCCGAGACCCTGGCCCTGTCGCTGGCCGTCAAGGAGTACGCGGGACGGCTCGCCGCCCGCCGGGGCGCGTCGCGTGGCGCGAGCGGGACCGAGGTCGCGGGCTGATCGATAGGGTCGGGCTCACGAATCTCAGGTGAGGATGATCGGGTTGGTGAGGGCCGCCATCTCCCCGCCGGGATGGCGTACCTCGATGCGTACGAACGCCGATTCCTCCGCGCTGGTGCGCCACTCCAAGGATCCCGATCCATCGTCGGGCAGCGCTTCGCGGTGCACCTTGCCTCGATCGGTGTGAAAGCTGACAGCGCCGGACGGCACCCCCCGTACGTCCACCCGCACCACGGCCGGCGCGCCGGAGGTCTCCAGCCGCTCCCCGATGCCGGCACTGCGATCACCGGCCGAGACCTCGAACGACAGCGCGACCGTGGCCGATTCGGCGATCCAGCTCCGGCCGGCGCGGATGCCGGCGAGGACCGCTTCGGTGCTCAGCTCCTCCGCCAGCACGACCGTGTGCGGCGTGCCGATCTGGCCCTCAAGATGGGTGTCGCTGTTGCCTGCGGCCGGCCGCCACCGTCCGCCGTGAATGTCGCAGGTCAGGTTGCGGCCCCATTCGGCCAGCGCCGACTCGTTGTCCGCGTTCCACGGCAGGCTGGAGGTCCACAGCCCGTTCCACACCTCCACCGCGTCGAACCCGTCGTACGGGTACATGAAGACGCCTGAGGGGTACGGCGCGTGCGGGTGGGCCGCCACGCAGATCCCACCGGCTTGATGGACCTGATCGAGGTGCCGCTCTATCACGCCGTCCCGTACGCGGTACCGCCAGTCGATCACCTGACCAGGGCGGATGCCGAGCGCCAGCCAGTGCCCGGTGTGGCTGGTGGCCTCCTGGCCGATGATCACGAGCAGATCGTCACCGGCGAGCGTGCCCCAGGCGCCGTGCGCGTCGGAGGTGTTGTGCTCGGTGGTCGCGATGAAGTCCAGCCCTGCCGCGCGGGCACCGGCCGCGAGTTGCTCCGGTGTCAGCTCTCCGCCGTGCGAGAGCTCCGAATGCACATGACAGTCGCCTCGGTACCAGCCACGCCCCCGGCCCGGCACCCGCTCGGGCGGGAACCGCCGCTCCGCCGTTCCGTGATCCATGACCATCAAGGTATTTGGTCAGCCGCGTCGGCCGCTTCGAATACTCGTGTGGTCGGATCCGGCGCCCCCTCGTCCCTGAGACGGTCTGTGAGGAGGAAGTCGGGCAGTTCGAACGCGGAGGCCTCGCTCAGGAAGAAGGTCCCGCCGACGAGGCCAGGATCCCAGCCGTGCGCCAGGGCGTGGTCGATGACCTTCCGCACCTCGCCCGGCGTCGGGTAGGAGTTGTCGGTCGCACAGCCCCACGGCAGGATCGCCTTCGACAGCAGGTCCGCCTCGAGCACCCGGCTGTTCTTCCCGGCGCCCCAGACGCGCAGGCGCACGCACCTGTGACAGTCGCGGTCACCGGCCACGTGGTGGATGTGGCTGGTCCACACGAACTCCCGCCCGTCCGCGAACAGCCTGCGCAGCCTCGCCCGCACGCCGCCTCCTTCTCGTCGACTCTGCTTCCCAGCATCATCGCGCAGCCTCCTGTGTGCGTGCCAGGTCGTAGGCGGCGGCCGACAGGGCGAGGACGATGAAGAGCAGCACCACCATCAGGCCGTGGCGGAAGGCCACCGGCCAGCCCTGGTTCAGTGCGCCGAAGAACGTCGAGCCGACCGCCGCGATCCCGATGGCCGAGCCCAGGCGCTGGCACGTCTGCAGGACCCCTGCCGCGCTGCCGCCGCCCGCGGGCGGGACCTCCGACAGGGTGATGGCCTGGTTCGGGGAGATGACCAGGCCGCTGCCCATGCCAGCCACCAGCAGGGGAAGCGCGGTGGCCAGGCCCACGCCGCCGCCGGGGACCAGGGCGGTGGCGGCCATGGTCGCGGAGATGCCGATGATCACCGTGGTCAGGCCGAGTGCGACCAGGCGGCGGCCGAGGCGGTTCACCAGCCGGCCGCCGACCACGCTGGCCGAGGCGGAGCCGAGGGCGAACGGGGTGATGGAGAGGCCGGCCTGCAGAGGGTTGTATCCCAGGCCGCTCTGCAGGTACAGGGTGAAGATGAAGAAGATCCCCGTGAAGCCGCAGAAGTAGAACAGGGCGATGGCCGAGCCCAGACTGTACGAACGCTTCCTGAAGAGCGCCAGGTCGACCAGCGACTCACGCCGGTAGAACCGCTCCCACGTCACGAAACCGGCCAGCACCAGGAACGAGAGGGGGATGAGCACCCATTTGGCGTTCCCCTCCCACTGGTGGCGCTGGATGAAGGGCAGGAGCAGGCCCGCCACGCCGATGCCGAGGAGCAGGACGCCGACCGGGTCCATGCTCTCCCGCCGCTCCCGACTCGGCATGACGTCAGGCGCGGGCAGCACACGCCAGGCCAGGGGCAGCAGGATCATCCCGATCGGCACGTTCACCAGGAACACCCATCGCCACCCGTGATCGGCCCCGAAAGCGGTGACGAGGGCGCCGCCGATCAGCGGGCCCGCGGCAGTGGAGACGCCGATGGTGGCGCCCAGCGCGCCGAACGCCCGGCCTCGCTCGTATCCGCTGAACATCTGCTGGATCAGACCCGAGACCTGCGGGTTCAGCATTCCGGCGGCCATGCCCTGCACCAGCCGGGCCGCGATCAGCACCTTCGTGTCCCAGGCGAAGCCGCACGCCGCGCTGGACAGCGTGAACAGCACCACGCCCCACATGAAGAGCGTCCTGCGGCTCCTGGCGTCCCCCAGCCTCCCGGCCGGGACCAGCAGCAGCCCGAACGTCAGGGCATAACCGGACAGCGTCCACTGCAGGCCGTCCTCACTCGCGTGCAGGCTCGCCCGGATCGACGGCAGCGCCACGTTGACGATGCTCACGTCCAGCCCGGTCATGAACGCCGCCACCAGGCACACCGCCAGCGCGTGTCTGCGCGTGTCCACTCCGGACGCTCCCATTCGGCTCATAGTTCTCCTTTCTGCCCAAAAGACGGGTAACGTCCGGTCATGAATTCGATGACCGTTGAGCAGAACGGCATCAACGCCGTTCCCGAAGCCGAGCGGCGCGGCCGTCCCGGGGACCTGTTCTGGCCCTGGGCGGGCTCCAACCTCTCCCTGTTCGGCGTCGCGTTCGGGGTGTACATCGTCGGTCTCGGCCTGGGCGTGGTCCCGGCGATCATCACCGGGACCATCGGGTACGTGCTGTCGTTCCTGCTGGTCGGCCTGGTCGCCATCGGCGGGACACGGTCGGGCGTGCCGACGATGGCCCTGGGCCGGGCGCCGTTCGGTTACCAGGGGAACAAGCTGCCCGCTGTCTTCTCCTACATCTCGAACGTCGGCTGGGAGATCGTCCTCGTCACGCTGTCCGCGCAGAGCGGCGCGGCCATCCTCACCCGGCTCGCGCCCGGCATCCCCGCCACGACGGCGACCGCCCTCTGCTTCGCCGTCGCCGCCGTCGTGGTGGTCGGGGTCGGCGTGTACGGCCACGCCATGATCATGGCGGTGCAGCGGTACCTGACGTACGCGTTCGTCGTGCTGACCGTCGTCTACATGGTCCTCATGGCCCCGAAACTCGGCGGGTCGCTGGAGAGCACGGCGGGACCCGGCGGATGGGTGGGCGGGGTCATCTTCGCCATGACGCTGCTGGGGCTGGGCTGGGTCAACTGCGGCGCCGACTACTCCCGGTACCTGCCCGCGAACTCCCGGCCCAGGTCGGTGGCGCTGTGGACGACGCTGGGCGGCGCGCTGCCGCCCATGGTGCTGCTCGTGTTCGGCGTGCTGCTGGCGGGCGGCGATCCGAAGCTGGCCGAGGCCGCCGGGGGCGATCCGGTGGGTGCGCTGGCCGGGGCGCTGCCGACGTGGTTCCTGCTGCCGTACCTGCTGACCGCCATCGGGGGCTTCCTGGCCGGGGCGATCATGGACATCTACTCGTCCGGGCTGTCGATGCTGGCGCTGGGTGTGCCGATCAGGCGGCACTACGCGGTGCTGATCGACGGCGTCCTCATGGTGCTCGGCGGGTACTACCTGCTGTTCGTGTCCGACAGCTTCCTCGGCACCTTCCAGGCGTTCCTGGCGATCATCGGCGTGGTGATGGCGGCCTGGGTGGCGATCTTCCTGGTGGACATGTGGCTGCTGCGGGCCGGCGGCCGGTCATACGACGAGCGGCTGCTGCGGCCGGGCGCGCCCCCGCTGAACGGGGCCGGGCTGGTGTCGCTGGTCGTGGCGTCGGTCGTGGGGCTCGGGCTCATCACCTCGGCCGATCCGTACATCGCCAATGTGGTCGGCTTCCTGATGAGCGACGAACTGGAGAAGAGCACGTTCGGGGCGGCGAACATCGGGGTGGTCATCGCTCTCGTGCTGGCCGGGATCCTGTACTTCCTGATCACGACCTTCATGAGGCGGCGTCGGGGCGCGTGACTTCGGGCATGTCCATTGTTACTGTCGGTGAGTAATGATGGACGTTCCGTCGCGGTTGCTGCGGTGGGCGGTGCACGCCACCGCCTGCGTGCTTCTCGCGATCGCCGTGGTGAGCTCGCTGCGCGAGGGCCGCACCGCCGTGGCCCTCGCCGGCGTGCTGCTCGGTCTGGCCTACGCCGCCGGCTGCCTGGCGGTGGTCCGGGCGCGGGGGCCCGTGTGGCTGGGGCTGGTGACGGCCGGATGGCTGGTGCTCGCCGCGGTGGCGCCGCCGTTCGTCTGGCTGGCGTTCCCGTTGCTCTTCGCGTACCTCGACCTGCTGCCGCTGTGGGCGGCGATGTTCGGGGTGGCGGTCGTGACGTCGGCGGCGATCCTGGCGGCGGCCTGGCACACCGGTGAGCTGACCATGCCGCTCGTGGTGGGCCCGGGCTCCGGGGCCGCCGTGGTGACGCTGCTGGTGCTGGCCTGCAGGGCGCTCGAGGTCGAAGGGCCGGATTAACAGTTCAGGCCGTCACGATGGCGAAGTCGGGCACCGGCCGGTCGAGCACGGCGACCAGCCGCTGCAGGGCCGCCGTGTCCCCCTCGCGCTCCACGCCCTCGACGCCCTTGCCCGACAGCAGCCCCACGAGCTGCTCCTTCGTCAGCCGGAGCGTCAGGTCCGCGGTCTCGTCCGCCGGCTCCCGCTGATGGATGAGCGCGCCGTTGGACAGCGTCGTACGGTGCCGCTCCCCCAGATCGGTGAGATGCCAGTCGATCGACAGCCGCTCGTTCCAGGCGCGGGGCCCGTCCACGCGGATCGCGAGCGAGTCGAAGACCTGCTCCACGGTCAGCGCGGTGAGCAGGTCGGGCGAGGTGGCGTCCACGGTGGCGGGCACGATGCCCTCGGACAGCTCCAGGGCGCCCATGAGGTAGAAGTTGCGCCACGTGGCGTTCTCGGCGCCGTGGCCGAGCCGGGTGTAGACCTCGGCGAGCAGGTCGCGCGCCTCCTTGTTGCCCTCGTCGGCGAAGACGGCGTGGTTGAGCAGCTGGGCGGCGAAGCGCAGGTCCTTCTCGCGGATGTAGCGCCTGGCGAGCTGGACCACGGCCGAGCCGCCGCCCAGGCATTCGACGTACCGGACCGCGCTCTCCCTCGGTGGGTGCTCCCAGAGCCGTGCCGGGTTCCCGTCGAACCACCCCAGGTAGCGCTGGTAGACGGCCTTGACGTTGTGGCTGACCGAGCCGTAGTAGCCGCGCGTGTGCCAGGCCTCCTCCAGCCCGGGCGGCATGGGCAGGACCTCGGCGATCTCGGGCCCGGTCAGGCCCTTGTTGAGCAGCCGCAGGGTCTGGTCGTGCAGGTAGGCGTACATGTCCCGCTGCTGCTCGAGGAGCCGTACGATGCCGTCTCGGCCCCAGGTGGGCCAGTGGTGCGAGGCGAAGGCGACGTCGGCCCGGTCGGCGAAGAGCGAGACCGCCTCGTTCAGGTAACGCGCCCAGAGGCGGGCGTCGCGGACCTGCGCGCCGCGCAGGGTGAGGATGTTGTGCTGGTTGTGGGTGGCGTTCTCGGCCAGGCAGAGTGCGCGGCGGTCCGGCAGGAGGAAGTTCATCTCGGCGGGGGCCTCCGTGCCCGGTGTGAGCTGGAAGACCAGCGGGATCCCGTCGACGGTCTCCTCCTGTCCGGTACGCGTGACGTCCAGCGTGGGCGGGATGAGCGACACGGTGCCCGTCGAGATGGTCATACCGAGGCCGCAGCCGATCTGGCCCTCGGGCGAGCGGGGCAGCGCGGGGCCGTACATGTAGACGGCCCGGCGGGTCATGGCGGGGCCCGCGTAGACGTTCTCCGCCACGGCGTGTTCCATGAAGCCGGCGGGGGCCAGGATCGGCACGCCGCCGCCGGTGACGCCGCGTACGCCGCCGAAGTGGTCCGCGTGCGAGTGCGTGTAGAGGACGCCGGTGACCGGGCGGTCGCCGCGGTGGTCGCGGTACAGCTTCAGCGCGGCGGCGGCACACTCGACGGAGATCAGCGGGTCGATGACGAGGACGCCGCGCTCGCCCTCGACGAGGGTCATGTTCGACAGGTCCAGGCCGCGTACCTGGTAGACGCCCTCGGTGACCTCGTACAGACCCTGCCTGGCACAGAGCCGGCCCTGCCGCCAGAGGCTGGGATGGGCGGTGTCCGGGCACTCACCCTGGAGGAAGTCGTACGAGTCGTTGTCCCAGATGACCCTGCCATCCGCCGTCCTGATCACTGCCGGGCTGAGCTTCCCGATGAAACCGCGGTCCGCGTCCGCGAAGTCGCCCTTGTCGTGAAATGGAAGGTCTGCCATGTCAAGCCGAGTGCCCGAGAATGAGCCCGAATAGCCCAATAAATCGCCCCAATAGCATGAATCTAGGGCAATAAGGACACGCCGAAGGCCGTGTGGTTGGCTTGTCGGGTGGAAGCGTGTGTGTTCGACCTCGATGGCGTGCTGGTGGACTCCGAGCCGGTGTGGGAGGAGGTGCGGCGGGCCTTCGTCGCCGAGCACGGCGGCACGTGGCAGCCTGACACGCAGTCCAGGCTCATGGGCATGAGCACCCAGGAGTGGGCCGCGTACCTGCACTCGCTCGGGGTGTCGCTGTCGCCCGACGAGATCGCGCGGGGGGTGGTCGACCAGATGGCCGCCCGCTACCGCGACGAGGTGCCGCTGATGCCGGGGGCGGTGAAGACGGTGCGGCGGCTGCACGAGTCGGTCACGCTGGGGCTGGCCAGTTCGTCCCCGCGCACGCTGATCGACGTCGTGCTGGAGGCGGCCGGGCTGACGGCGTGCTTCGCGGCCACCGTCTCGACCGAGGAGGTCGAGCGGGGCAAGCCGGCGCCCGACGGGTACCTGGAGGCCGCCCGGCGGCTCGGGGTCGATCCACGGAAGTGCGTGGCCGTGGAGGACTCCAGCAACGGGCTGCGCTCGGCGCACGCGGCGGGCATGCGCGTGATCGCCGTGCCGCATCCGCGCTACCCACCCGCGCCGGACGCGCTGGCCCTGGCGGGGCGCGTCCTGCCCGACCTCGACGCGCTGACCACCGAGCTGCTGGGGTCGCCCTCGTGAACGTGCAGGCCAGGAGGCTATGCTTACGAAATCGTGCGAGACATCACGGTTTTCAGCGGCAGCGCCCATCCTGAGCTGGCCGAAGAGATCTGCAGCCACCTGGGCACGCCTCTCCACCCGGTGCGGATAGAGCGCTTCGCCAATGACGTGCTCGAGGTGCAGCTCCAGGCCAACTGCCGGGAGCGCGACGTGTTCCTCATCCAGCCCCTCGTGCCGCCCGTACAGGAGCATCTGGTCGAGCTGCTGCTGATGCTCGACGCGGCCAGGGGCGCGTCGGCGGCGCGGACCACCGTGGTGCTGCCGCACTATGCTTTCGCGCGGTCGGACAAGAAAGACGCCCCACGCATCTCGATCGGCGCGCGGCTGGTCGCCGACCTGATGGTGACCGCGGGCGCCAACCGGGTGCTGGCGATGACGCTGCACTCGCCGCAGGTGCACGGCTTCTTCAGCGTCCCCGTCGACCACCTGCACGCGCTGCGCGAGCTGGCCGCGCACTTCCGCCGGTACGACCTGTCGAACACGGTCGTCGTCTCCCCCGACCTCGGCAACGCCAAGGAGGCCGCCCACTTCGCCCGCCTGCTCGGCACCGGGGTCGCGATGGGCGCCAAGCAGCGCTTCAGCGACGACCGCGTGGTGATCAGCTCCGTGATCGGCGACGTGGCCGGCAAGGACGTGATCATCCTGGACGACGAGATCGCCAAGGGCAGCACGGTCATCGAGCTGCTCGACCGGCTGCGCGAGCTCGGCGCGCGCACGGTGCGGGTGGCGTGCACGCACGGGCTGTTCGCGAGCGGGGCGGTGGAGCGGCTGAGCGCGCTGCCCGAGGTCGCGGAGATCGTCTGCACCAACACCGTGCCGCCGCCCAAGCCCAGCGAGAAGCTCACCGTGCTGTCGATCGCGCCCGCGCTGGCCGAGGCGATGCGCCGCATCCACGACGGGGAGTCGGTGAGCGCGCTGTTCAACGCTTCGTGATCACGGGCGACCTTCCCACTCAGCGATCGATGGATCATAGTGGCGACTATGCACGCAGCGACTCAACGACTGCTGAGCGACTTCCTCCAGGGCATCGAGCCAACCGTTCCCCTGGTCGCGTTATGGGCGCACGGCTCGCTGGCGACCGACGACTACCAGCCGGGGCGCAGTGACCTGGACCTGATCGCGGTCGTCGGCACGCCGGTGACGATGGAGCAGTGGCGCCGCATCAAGGCCGTCCACCGGGGGCTCGACCGGCCGCTGGCGGCTCGGCTGCACTGCTCGTACATGGCCAGGGAGGAGCTGGCCGACCACGCCGCCGAACATGTGACGTGGGCGCATGAGCGGATCTTCCGCCGCCCCGTCACCGCGATCACCCGCCGCGAGCTGCACGACGGGGCCCTCCAGCTGTACGGCCCGCCGCCCGCGGGCCTGCTGCCACCGGTGTCCGACGAGGAGGTGGCCGAGTTCGTACGGGCCGACTTACGCGACTTCTGGCTCATCAAGACGCGCGGACGGCGGCGCTGGCTGCGCGACATCTGGGTGGACCTGGGGATGCTGACGGTCGCCAGGGCCACGGTCACCCTGCGGGAGGGGCGGCTGATCAGCAAGCGGGAGGCCCTGGACGTGCTCGCCGAGCTGGGGGCGCCGGAGAAGGTGGTGGCCGACGTGCGGGCCCGCCGGTACGGCACGGCGGCGCCGGTGCTGAGCCGCTTCAGGAGGGGCAGGCTGGCCCGCGCGTTCATCAGATCGGCGATCCGCAAGGCGCTGACCTGACGGATCCAACGGATAGTCTTGGCCCGAGTTACCACCTGAAATCAGGAGGAAGGGCGGCAAATGGGGGGAATCAGGCAGTCCTATCTGGTGGCCGCGGCGTCGGCGGTTTCGCTGCTGCGCACTCCGGCGGTGGCGGCGGCCTGGGACAAGCCGAGCGCGCTCACCGAGTTCAGCGTCGGAGGGCTGGCCGGACACCTGGCCCACCAGCTCGTCAGGGTCGACGACGTGCTCACGCCCAACGGGCAGCCGCAGGAGCCGGTCGAGCTCCTGGAGCACTATTCGAGGTCGCCGTGGGTGCAGGCGGGGCTCGACCACGAGAGCAACCTGAGCATCAGGCGCGGCGGCCAGGCGGCCGCGGCGGACGGCGCCGCGACGCTGGCCGACAGGGCGCAGGCGCTGCTCGACCTGCAGATCGCCGCCCTGCCCGCCGAGCCCGCCGACCGGGTCGTGGACCTGCCGTGGTCGGGCTGGGCCCTGCGGCTGGACGACTTCCTGCTGACGCGGCTGGTGGAGCTGGTCGTGCACTCGGACGACCTGGCGGCGAGCGTGGGCCTGGACACACCGGAGCTGCCCTCGTCGATCATCGATCCGGTGGTGGAACTGCTGGCCCGGCTGGCCGTCCACCGGCACGGGGCGACCGCGGTCATCCGCACCCTGAGCCGCGCCGAACGCGCCCCGGCCACCATCAGCGCCTTCTGACCACACCCACCGTCAGGACGTGATCATGCGGAGGGCCGTGACCACCTCGCGGCCCGACAGCGCGCTGTCCGGGTCCAGCAGCCACTGTGACAGGAACCCCGTCAGCATCGCCTGGTAGACCGTCCCCACCAGCCGCTCACGCGCCGGATCGCTCCCCGGCTCCAGCCCCTCGAAAAGCTCCGCCAGCCCCGTCCGCGCCTCCTTGATGGAGCGCACCAACTGCTCGCGCACCTCCGGCACGTGGTCGATCTGCCCCAGCAGCTCGAACTGGGTCACCCACAGCGGCCGGAGCCTGGAGAACGACGCCGTCACCCGGTCCCAGGCCGCCTCGAAGCGCTCCAGCGGCGTCGCGTCCGCCTTGACGTCGGCCGCCAGAGTGGCCCCGAGCTCGTCCCCCCACTCCCGCATCGTCTCGAAGAGCGCCTCGTTCATCAGCGCTTCCTTCGACTTGAAGTGGTAACCGATGCCCGCCAGGCTCACCCCGGAAGCGTTGGCGATGTCGCGTGCCGTCGTACGCGAGTAGCCCTTCTCGATCAGGCACTGCTTCGCCCCGGCCAACAGATCTTCCCTGTTTCCCATGCCCAGAGGCTAGCACAACTGTCTTGAAAATTCGTCCTAGACACGTGTCTGAGACGTATGTACTGTCATGGCCATGACGAACATCCTCATCTCCGGCGCCAGCATCGCCGGCACCACGACGGCGTACTGGCTCAAGCGGCACGGCTTCGACGTGACCGTGGTGGAGCGGGCCCCCGCGATCCGCGAGGGCGGTTACAAGGTGGACATCAGGGGCGCTGCCCTCCAG
The nucleotide sequence above comes from Nonomuraea helvata. Encoded proteins:
- a CDS encoding ThiF family adenylyltransferase yields the protein MRVALKECEWEATGEDLLVVFDAREAITLSDPEGQVAALLSELRRAPQTAAELSVALGRHGFSLSEEDVTGGLSGLDSLGLIEDADGRTLGDPDEDERHFSNLSFYGTYASLDRRRAAFLRPLREAHVLVLGVGGGGSSLVQCLAGLGVGEMTLVDQDRVEPRNFARQFLYRHADIGLSKAERAAAWVRDYDPGIKVHPVDRWVSAPEDLADLVQGVDLIAGGLDGHPHANLWANEAAVRAGIPYVLGGANRSQLMYLSVDPGRTACLACDYADRPAEDTSEGIAYRIVENMKLSNPLTGPMAMQVGSLLAFEAQRYLTGYEPPRAAGFRVTLDMREGLVPEWQPLPKNPECQICRLAPPREGDRR
- a CDS encoding CehA/McbA family metallohydrolase — translated: MDHGTAERRFPPERVPGRGRGWYRGDCHVHSELSHGGELTPEQLAAGARAAGLDFIATTEHNTSDAHGAWGTLAGDDLLVIIGQEATSHTGHWLALGIRPGQVIDWRYRVRDGVIERHLDQVHQAGGICVAAHPHAPYPSGVFMYPYDGFDAVEVWNGLWTSSLPWNADNESALAEWGRNLTCDIHGGRWRPAAGNSDTHLEGQIGTPHTVVLAEELSTEAVLAGIRAGRSWIAESATVALSFEVSAGDRSAGIGERLETSGAPAVVRVDVRGVPSGAVSFHTDRGKVHREALPDDGSGSLEWRTSAEESAFVRIEVRHPGGEMAALTNPIILT
- a CDS encoding MFS transporter, with the translated sequence MSRMGASGVDTRRHALAVCLVAAFMTGLDVSIVNVALPSIRASLHASEDGLQWTLSGYALTFGLLLVPAGRLGDARSRRTLFMWGVVLFTLSSAACGFAWDTKVLIAARLVQGMAAGMLNPQVSGLIQQMFSGYERGRAFGALGATIGVSTAAGPLIGGALVTAFGADHGWRWVFLVNVPIGMILLPLAWRVLPAPDVMPSRERRESMDPVGVLLLGIGVAGLLLPFIQRHQWEGNAKWVLIPLSFLVLAGFVTWERFYRRESLVDLALFRKRSYSLGSAIALFYFCGFTGIFFIFTLYLQSGLGYNPLQAGLSITPFALGSASASVVGGRLVNRLGRRLVALGLTTVIIGISATMAATALVPGGGVGLATALPLLVAGMGSGLVISPNQAITLSEVPPAGGGSAAGVLQTCQRLGSAIGIAAVGSTFFGALNQGWPVAFRHGLMVVLLFIVLALSAAAYDLARTQEAAR
- a CDS encoding purine-cytosine permease family protein → MNSMTVEQNGINAVPEAERRGRPGDLFWPWAGSNLSLFGVAFGVYIVGLGLGVVPAIITGTIGYVLSFLLVGLVAIGGTRSGVPTMALGRAPFGYQGNKLPAVFSYISNVGWEIVLVTLSAQSGAAILTRLAPGIPATTATALCFAVAAVVVVGVGVYGHAMIMAVQRYLTYAFVVLTVVYMVLMAPKLGGSLESTAGPGGWVGGVIFAMTLLGLGWVNCGADYSRYLPANSRPRSVALWTTLGGALPPMVLLVFGVLLAGGDPKLAEAAGGDPVGALAGALPTWFLLPYLLTAIGGFLAGAIMDIYSSGLSMLALGVPIRRHYAVLIDGVLMVLGGYYLLFVSDSFLGTFQAFLAIIGVVMAAWVAIFLVDMWLLRAGGRSYDERLLRPGAPPLNGAGLVSLVVASVVGLGLITSADPYIANVVGFLMSDELEKSTFGAANIGVVIALVLAGILYFLITTFMRRRRGA